CGGCCTGCTCTTGATTCTGATCAGTCTGCCCGTCCTGAAAATGAGAGCAGAGCCCTTCTCGCGGCGGGATTACGGCGTTTTTTTTCTGAACGGGTTCATCGGCATCACCCTGGCTTTGAGTCTCTTTCACACGGCGATTTTGGTTCTGGACAAAGCCGCGTCGGCAGCGGTCATCTTTTGTATCAACCCGGTCTTCGTTGTCATCTTGGCCCGTTATATCAACCAGGAACCCTGGAGCCGCCGCAAATGGGTCAGTGTTTTTCTCGGGGGCGCGGGGGTTCTCTGTTTTGCCTGTGAATCGGGGGTGTTTGCCTGGCATTCACTGCACGGTCTGGCCCTGATGGTCCTGGCGGCCTTTCTTTTTTCGCTGAGTACCTGCATCTCCCGGCGGGTCGTGGCACGTTACGGCGCTCTCGTTCTGATGGGCTTTTCATCCCTCGCCGGCAGCCTGATCCTTTTCCCCTTGGCCCTCATGCGCATCGAAATAACAGGGCTGCAACAGATCATGGATGCATCGGTGCCCATCTTTTACATCACGTTGATGGGGACTTCTCTTGCGTACTATCTCTATTATTACGGACTGTTAAATACCTCTGCCCAGCGGGGGGGCATGATTTTTTTTCTAAAACCAGTCCTGGCCTCCCTGCTGGCGGTCTGGGTGCTTGGTGAAACCATCAATTCATATATGCTGGGGGGGATTATCCTGATTCTGGCGGCTCTTTTCCTCGAACTTCCCCGGGATATGTTTCAGCGGATCCGGAGCGTTTTATGATGGCTCCTACATCTGGCTTTCGTGCTTTTTGACGTTTCTCTGGAATATGATGCGAAGACCCTCCAGGGTCAGCAATTCATCCACTTCATCGATCGTCCGGGATTCCGATGCCACCACACCGGCGAGCCCGCCCGTGGCAATCACATAGGGGTCGGATCTGGCTTCCTTCTTCATGCGTTCCACGATCCCGTCAACGAGACCGGCGTAACCGTAGATGATTCCCCCTTGCATACCGCTGACCGTGTCCTTGGCAA
This DNA window, taken from Deltaproteobacteria bacterium, encodes the following:
- a CDS encoding type III pantothenate kinase gives rise to the protein YMGGCITPGIVISSEALFQRAAKLPRVEFTKPKMIIAKDTVSGMQGGIIYGYAGLVDGIVERMKKEARSDPYVIATGGLAGVVASESRTIDEVDELLTLEGLRIIFQRNVKKHESQM
- a CDS encoding DMT family transporter; translation: MRRRYGSDEIIGTLSLVGGVGLFSTVEIASKIIGSRVDPIVLTFIRFFITGLLLILISLPVLKMRAEPFSRRDYGVFFLNGFIGITLALSLFHTAILVLDKAASAAVIFCINPVFVVILARYINQEPWSRRKWVSVFLGGAGVLCFACESGVFAWHSLHGLALMVLAAFLFSLSTCISRRVVARYGALVLMGFSSLAGSLILFPLALMRIEITGLQQIMDASVPIFYITLMGTSLAYYLYYYGLLNTSAQRGGMIFFLKPVLASLLAVWVLGETINSYMLGGIILILAALFLELPRDMFQRIRSVL